One window of Mycoplasma parvum str. Indiana genomic DNA carries:
- a CDS encoding triose-phosphate isomerase family protein has product MIKKVIVGNLKMNLLKHEMVFYLMELRKKLQNESPKHKLGLSIPYIYLEKTAEELGSHLQIFAQDVHYAEKGAYTSSISAPQLNSIKIYSTLIGHSECRQSGQTEDIISKKVRTAILNGFNVIYCCGKDPLKEIKNELFFLNAKTAEKISIAFEPISAIGSGQAMPVDVAVKNLIAIRELATDMWGEAGKKINLLYGGSVNQENYKKYLAEPVIDGILVGSASLNVHNLWEMVMDR; this is encoded by the coding sequence ATGATTAAAAAAGTTATCGTAGGAAATTTAAAAATGAATCTTTTAAAGCATGAAATGGTCTTTTATTTAATGGAATTGAGAAAGAAATTACAAAATGAAAGCCCTAAGCATAAATTGGGACTTTCTATTCCTTATATTTATTTAGAAAAAACAGCCGAAGAGTTAGGAAGTCATCTTCAAATATTTGCGCAAGATGTACATTATGCTGAAAAAGGAGCTTATACTTCTTCTATTTCAGCTCCTCAATTGAATTCCATTAAGATTTATTCAACTTTAATAGGACATTCTGAATGTAGGCAATCTGGTCAAACGGAAGATATTATTTCCAAAAAAGTCAGAACAGCAATACTTAATGGTTTTAATGTAATTTATTGTTGCGGGAAAGATCCATTAAAGGAAATAAAGAATGAATTATTTTTTTTGAATGCAAAAACTGCTGAAAAGATATCTATAGCTTTTGAACCTATAAGTGCTATAGGTAGTGGGCAAGCTATGCCTGTAGATGTTGCAGTAAAGAATTTAATTGCAATTAGAGAATTAGCGACGGATATGTGAGGAGAAGCTGGAAAAAAAATTAATTTATTATATGGAGGTTCTGTAAATCAAGAGAATTACAAGAAATATTTAGCTGAACCTGTTATAGATGGAATATTAGTGGGTTCAGCTTCTTTAAATGTTCATAATTTGTGAGAAATGGTTATGGATAGGTAA
- a CDS encoding GTP-binding protein has product MKVRNFCIIAHIDHGKSTLSDRFIELCSNLPTSSISNCFLDSMDLEKEKGITIKLAAIRLSWKDYFFNLIDTPGHIDFSAEVFRSLKVADAALLLIDITKGVQAQTISLFKTAKKEGLKIIPVLNKIDSPLVSEGRKEEVISQLKGEPFCFDNFHFISARTGEGVPKLLDSLIEEVTPPQEHKYCSKLNIPFIKGGKTCALIFEAEYHNQKGTILTIRMFSGEIKKGDEVYLIRSKLKVRVREIEFLTPKPLRLDKIVAGEVGRIYLFLPKELQLESGEHICSYPIPPEEELKLLPLDRIGHLKPMIFSFIAPYDEGQRTSFSSALQALKLSDSSFQYSFTQSSSLGFGANIGALGPLHLEILISRLEREFKLKLISGPSTIEYKAILKNKEELYFSASSQMPDITTVSEFLEPYIFLTLSLSSEYEKEFMSFISSRRSTYLISLVREGIENTQLIVEYSLPLSELNSSFVHALYSITKGYITYSYLLGDYHPLSLSKVTIWINNLEYSELSFLAESSEAISKSREILLKLKENVPPQLYELALQAKIGGKVIARENVKALRKAVAAKCYGGDISRKKKLWERQAQGKKKMKESSKLQLPHSFFRSLISTNTN; this is encoded by the coding sequence ATGAAAGTAAGGAATTTCTGCATAATAGCTCATATAGATCACGGCAAATCTACTTTATCAGATAGATTTATAGAGCTATGTTCTAATCTCCCCACTTCTTCTATTTCTAATTGCTTTCTAGATAGTATGGATTTAGAAAAAGAAAAGGGAATAACAATTAAATTAGCTGCAATTAGATTAAGTTGGAAAGACTACTTTTTTAATTTAATTGATACTCCAGGACATATAGATTTTTCCGCAGAAGTTTTTAGAAGTCTAAAAGTAGCCGATGCAGCTTTACTTCTTATAGATATAACAAAAGGAGTGCAAGCTCAAACAATCTCTTTATTTAAAACAGCTAAAAAAGAGGGATTAAAAATAATTCCTGTTTTAAATAAAATAGACTCTCCTTTAGTTTCTGAAGGTAGAAAAGAAGAAGTAATTTCACAATTGAAGGGAGAACCCTTTTGTTTTGATAATTTTCATTTCATTTCGGCAAGAACGGGCGAGGGAGTTCCTAAATTATTAGATAGTTTAATAGAGGAAGTTACACCTCCTCAAGAACATAAATATTGTTCTAAGTTAAATATTCCTTTTATTAAGGGAGGTAAAACTTGTGCTCTCATTTTTGAGGCTGAATATCATAATCAAAAGGGAACAATCTTGACGATAAGAATGTTTTCCGGAGAAATCAAAAAAGGAGATGAAGTTTATTTAATTAGATCTAAATTAAAGGTAAGAGTTAGAGAAATTGAATTTTTAACTCCTAAGCCTTTGAGATTAGATAAGATAGTTGCTGGAGAGGTAGGGCGAATATATCTCTTTTTACCTAAGGAGCTTCAATTAGAAAGTGGAGAGCATATTTGTTCTTATCCTATACCTCCAGAGGAAGAATTGAAGTTACTTCCTTTAGATAGAATAGGTCATTTAAAACCAATGATTTTTAGCTTTATAGCTCCTTATGATGAAGGCCAGAGAACTTCTTTTTCTAGTGCTTTACAGGCACTAAAGTTATCGGATTCATCATTTCAATATAGCTTTACTCAATCTTCTTCATTAGGTTTTGGAGCTAACATAGGAGCTTTAGGTCCACTACATCTTGAAATTCTTATTTCTAGATTAGAGCGAGAATTTAAATTAAAGCTAATTAGTGGACCTTCTACTATTGAATACAAAGCTATTTTGAAAAATAAAGAAGAACTTTATTTTTCAGCTAGCTCTCAAATGCCAGACATAACAACTGTAAGTGAATTTTTAGAGCCTTATATTTTTTTAACTCTTTCTCTATCTTCAGAATATGAGAAAGAATTTATGAGTTTTATTTCTTCTAGAAGATCTACTTATTTAATTTCTTTAGTTAGAGAAGGAATAGAGAATACTCAATTAATAGTAGAGTATTCTTTACCTTTAAGTGAACTTAATTCTTCTTTTGTTCACGCCCTTTATTCTATTACTAAAGGGTATATAACATATAGTTACTTATTAGGGGATTATCATCCATTATCTTTATCTAAAGTAACTATATGAATCAATAATTTAGAGTATTCTGAACTAAGTTTTTTAGCAGAAAGTAGTGAAGCTATTTCTAAATCTAGAGAGATATTATTGAAATTAAAAGAAAATGTTCCGCCACAGTTATATGAGCTCGCTTTGCAAGCTAAAATTGGAGGAAAAGTTATTGCTAGAGAGAATGTTAAAGCTTTGAGAAAAGCAGTGGCCGCTAAATGTTATGGGGGAGATATATCTAGAAAAAAGAAATTATGGGAAAGACAAGCTCAAGGAAAAAAGAAAATGAAAGAGAGCTCTAAATTGCAATTACCTCATTCATTTTTTAGATCTTTAATTTCAACTAATACTAATTAA
- the gpmI gene encoding 2,3-bisphosphoglycerate-independent phosphoglycerate mutase, with the protein MSIKKVVLTILDGWGYREEKAWNAIFHAKTPNFDQLKKDFPFTTLTASGEAVGLPNLQMGNSEVGHLNIGAGRIVETGLYRINQAIKRGEFSQIKAIKELIEELKKDSGSNLHVLILASKGGVHSHLEHLYEFLKVTNNQGIKVFTHLFSDGRDVPPNQFSIDLEEIVQKLRENNAVLATISGRYYAMDRDKNWDRLEKVLKVITLEDGIDQFSCPKEYISSQYSEGITDEFILPAASSEYISSLSGLKRGDKVVFLNFRPDRAKQLSHVLVGSKNLYDYTSNLVPKSISLYSIFDYEGINLTNVFFPSLELKNTLGEVVEAAAKTQLRAAESEKYPHVTYFLDGGVEKEFKGIQKIIVPSPKVGTYDKAPEMSIHELCDSIEEAVLNQKQDLVIINFANPDMVGHSGDFDATVKACEAVDKSLGRIYELTKKTGHTLLVVADHGNADIMRDEKGDPHTAHTLFPVPFILCDNSFSLREGGKLGDIAPTILEILGIKQPIEMTGCSLITS; encoded by the coding sequence ATCTCAATTAAGAAAGTAGTTTTAACTATCTTAGATGGTTGAGGATATAGAGAAGAAAAAGCATGAAATGCTATTTTTCACGCAAAAACTCCTAATTTTGATCAACTAAAGAAAGACTTCCCTTTTACTACACTAACTGCTTCTGGTGAAGCAGTAGGTTTACCTAATTTACAAATGGGTAATTCAGAAGTTGGTCATTTGAATATAGGTGCTGGAAGAATTGTAGAAACAGGTCTTTATAGAATTAATCAAGCTATAAAGAGAGGGGAATTCTCTCAAATAAAAGCTATTAAAGAATTAATAGAAGAATTAAAAAAAGATAGTGGTTCTAATTTACATGTATTAATTCTCGCTTCTAAAGGAGGAGTTCATTCTCATTTAGAACATTTATATGAATTTTTAAAAGTAACTAATAATCAGGGTATAAAAGTATTCACTCATCTCTTTAGTGATGGAAGAGATGTCCCTCCTAATCAATTTTCAATTGATTTAGAAGAGATAGTACAGAAATTAAGGGAAAATAATGCTGTTTTAGCAACTATTTCTGGTAGATATTATGCTATGGATAGAGATAAAAATTGGGATAGACTAGAAAAAGTATTAAAAGTTATTACTCTTGAAGATGGAATAGATCAATTTAGTTGCCCCAAAGAGTATATTTCATCTCAGTATAGTGAAGGCATTACTGATGAATTTATTCTTCCAGCCGCCTCTTCAGAATATATTTCATCTTTATCTGGTTTAAAAAGAGGAGATAAAGTAGTTTTTCTCAATTTTAGGCCGGATAGAGCTAAACAACTTTCACATGTATTAGTTGGATCAAAAAATTTGTATGATTATACATCTAATTTAGTTCCTAAGTCTATTTCTTTATATTCAATTTTTGATTATGAGGGAATTAATTTAACTAATGTATTTTTTCCATCTTTAGAATTAAAAAATACATTGGGAGAAGTTGTTGAGGCTGCAGCTAAAACTCAATTAAGAGCTGCAGAAAGCGAAAAATACCCCCATGTAACTTATTTTTTGGATGGAGGAGTGGAAAAAGAATTTAAGGGAATTCAAAAAATTATAGTTCCTTCGCCTAAAGTGGGAACTTATGATAAAGCACCAGAAATGTCTATTCATGAACTCTGCGATTCAATAGAAGAAGCTGTATTAAATCAAAAACAAGATTTAGTAATTATTAATTTTGCTAATCCGGATATGGTAGGACATTCTGGAGATTTTGATGCTACTGTTAAGGCTTGCGAAGCTGTTGATAAATCCTTAGGTAGAATTTATGAATTAACTAAAAAAACTGGACATACTTTATTAGTAGTGGCAGATCATGGAAATGCTGATATTATGAGGGATGAAAAGGGAGATCCTCATACAGCACACACATTATTTCCAGTTCCTTTCATATTATGTGACAATTCTTTTAGCTTAAGAGAAGGGGGTAAATTGGGTGATATAGCACCTACTATATTAGAAATATTGGGGATAAAACAACCAATAGAGATGACTGGTTGTTCTTTAATAACTTCTTAA
- a CDS encoding ABC transporter ATP-binding protein, translated as MRGESIPLLELQSITKRYESKGELILDNFNLKIEEGSFVTIIGPSGSGKTTILNLIAGFIKPDKGKILLSGIDIKDIPSHKRPTSTVFQDYALFPHMDVYSNIVFGLRKKRVELLKPSEYKEKKVNKFLNKSKLKSSKKLEQIAGEKEKYTKSLKKWIAYLSIERVNRKGIYYKCLLFYLGMLKSKLLDLDYWKSWWEYYPILREKELKFKYLSRPFSEEEMQEKVKQIISLVGLDSYEHSEIDTLSGGTKQKVALARALITEPQIILLDEPLSAIDKDMREKMQIELKRLHQTLKLTFLLITHDQKEALLLSDKVVVLKKGKIEQIGTPSEIYDSPVNEWVANFMGKSNIFEGIYISPEKVRVNQLFFQISNVKGFTRNEKVKIMIRPEDYDVVELGKGFISVKVIDTIYKGQLWELKCLFFDSVIYVEAFNEIKKGAHIDLLWDPIDVHLMKAEDKAPLPKWN; from the coding sequence ATTCGGGGGGAGTCAATACCTCTTCTTGAATTACAGTCAATAACTAAAAGATACGAAAGCAAAGGTGAATTAATACTTGATAACTTCAATTTAAAAATTGAAGAAGGTTCTTTTGTAACTATTATTGGGCCTTCTGGGTCTGGAAAAACAACAATACTTAATTTAATTGCGGGTTTTATAAAGCCTGATAAAGGAAAAATTCTTTTATCAGGTATTGATATAAAAGATATTCCTTCACATAAACGACCAACTTCTACAGTATTTCAAGATTATGCTCTTTTCCCACATATGGATGTTTACTCTAATATTGTTTTTGGCTTAAGAAAAAAAAGAGTTGAATTATTAAAACCTTCTGAATATAAAGAAAAAAAAGTTAATAAGTTTTTAAATAAATCTAAATTAAAAAGTTCTAAAAAATTAGAACAAATTGCTGGCGAGAAAGAAAAATATACTAAATCCCTTAAAAAATGAATTGCTTATCTTTCTATTGAGAGAGTCAATAGAAAAGGAATTTATTATAAATGCCTTCTTTTTTATTTAGGAATGCTTAAGTCTAAATTATTAGATTTAGATTATTGAAAATCCTGATGGGAATATTATCCCATTTTAAGGGAAAAAGAGCTTAAATTTAAATATTTATCTAGACCTTTCTCCGAAGAGGAGATGCAAGAAAAAGTAAAACAAATTATTTCATTAGTAGGTCTAGATAGTTATGAACATTCTGAAATAGATACTCTTTCAGGAGGAACTAAACAGAAAGTAGCTCTTGCAAGAGCTCTTATTACAGAGCCGCAAATAATATTATTGGATGAGCCTTTATCCGCAATTGATAAGGATATGAGAGAGAAAATGCAAATAGAACTTAAAAGATTGCATCAAACCCTTAAATTAACTTTTTTATTAATTACTCATGATCAAAAGGAAGCACTGCTTCTTTCTGATAAAGTAGTTGTATTAAAAAAAGGAAAAATAGAACAAATAGGTACACCTTCAGAAATATATGATTCCCCAGTTAATGAATGAGTAGCTAATTTTATGGGAAAATCTAATATTTTTGAGGGAATTTATATTTCCCCAGAAAAAGTAAGAGTAAATCAATTATTTTTTCAAATCTCTAATGTAAAGGGATTTACTCGTAATGAAAAAGTAAAAATAATGATTCGGCCAGAAGATTATGATGTAGTCGAATTAGGCAAAGGTTTTATTTCTGTAAAAGTAATTGACACTATATATAAAGGACAATTGTGGGAGCTTAAATGCTTATTTTTTGATTCAGTAATTTATGTAGAGGCTTTTAATGAAATTAAAAAAGGGGCTCATATAGATCTCCTTTGAGATCCAATAGATGTTCATTTAATGAAAGCTGAAGATAAAGCTCCTCTTCCCAAATGAAATTAG
- a CDS encoding purine-nucleoside phosphorylase: MSTAHNSAPKNSISKLVLVTGDPLRCKRIAETYLKNLKLLSEVRNIYCYTGTYKNVEISLMAHGMGMGSMGIYSYELFAPEIYDAELVIRLGTCGGLSQHIELNELVLVESISSNSNYAELLDMQPNGDIRVDFELLKLARETALDLKYPLKPVKNFSTDNFYSKYSLSEMGLKTGCDTVEMESYALAINALYHKKKFLTILNVSDIEVSNKVVELTRKEREENLSRMFILGLEILVKYAQKNQNIN; encoded by the coding sequence ATGTCTACAGCACATAATAGCGCCCCTAAAAATTCCATTTCTAAATTAGTATTAGTTACTGGAGATCCTTTAAGATGCAAGAGAATAGCTGAGACATATTTAAAAAATTTAAAGCTTTTAAGTGAAGTTAGAAATATTTATTGTTATACAGGAACTTACAAAAATGTAGAAATATCTTTAATGGCCCATGGAATGGGTATGGGTTCTATGGGAATATATAGTTATGAATTATTCGCTCCCGAAATATATGATGCAGAACTAGTCATTAGATTAGGTACTTGCGGAGGTCTTTCACAACATATAGAACTAAATGAATTAGTTTTAGTGGAAAGTATTAGTTCTAATTCCAATTATGCTGAATTATTGGATATGCAGCCTAATGGAGATATTAGAGTTGATTTTGAGTTACTAAAGCTGGCTAGAGAGACAGCTTTAGATTTAAAATATCCTTTAAAACCTGTTAAAAATTTTTCAACAGATAATTTTTATTCTAAGTATTCATTATCTGAAATGGGATTAAAAACAGGATGTGATACTGTTGAAATGGAAAGCTATGCTTTAGCTATTAATGCTTTATATCATAAAAAGAAATTTCTAACTATCTTAAATGTTTCAGATATAGAAGTATCTAATAAGGTTGTTGAACTTACTAGAAAAGAAAGAGAAGAAAATTTAAGTAGAATGTTTATATTGGGATTAGAAATATTAGTGAAATATGCCCAAAAAAACCAAAACATTAACTAG